A region from the Stygiolobus caldivivus genome encodes:
- a CDS encoding DNA polymerase IV (Dpo4; involved in translesion DNA polymerization; belongs to Y family of polymerases; does not contain proofreading function) yields the protein MIILFIDFDYFFAQVEEVLNPQYKGKPLVVCVYSGRTKTSGAVATANYEARKLGVKAGMPIIKAMELAPSAVFVPMRKEIYQEVSNRVMEGILRKYSTKLEIASIDEAYLDITDKVKDYEEAYTLGRTIKGEIFEKEKITVTIGIAPNKVLAKIIADKNKPNGLSVLRPEDVPSFLNDLKIDEVPGVGKVLAEKLASIGVYKLTDVLKVDFKALEKEVGKAKATYLLKLAQNKYDEPVEDKSRKPHSRILTLPYNTRKQEVILPYLKRALDEAYSKVGGIPMRIALIAVMEDLDIVTKGKKFKHGVSKGTAYEKVKELLEEILNEDNRKIRRIGVRLDDIVKTKGLDQYF from the coding sequence ATGATTATACTCTTTATTGATTTTGACTACTTCTTCGCACAAGTAGAGGAAGTACTCAACCCGCAATACAAAGGAAAACCTTTAGTAGTATGTGTATACTCAGGTAGGACAAAGACGAGCGGTGCCGTGGCCACAGCGAATTACGAAGCAAGGAAACTGGGTGTTAAAGCCGGTATGCCTATTATAAAGGCTATGGAACTCGCACCTTCGGCTGTGTTTGTACCGATGAGGAAAGAGATATATCAAGAGGTATCTAACAGGGTTATGGAAGGAATACTCAGAAAATATTCAACTAAGCTCGAAATAGCTAGTATTGACGAAGCGTATCTGGATATTACAGATAAAGTAAAGGACTATGAGGAGGCTTATACCTTAGGCAGAACGATAAAGGGGGAAATATTTGAAAAAGAAAAAATAACGGTAACCATAGGTATAGCACCCAATAAAGTCCTTGCTAAGATAATAGCTGATAAGAACAAGCCAAATGGACTCTCTGTCCTGAGGCCTGAAGACGTACCCAGCTTCCTCAATGACCTGAAGATAGATGAAGTACCGGGTGTAGGGAAAGTACTGGCAGAAAAACTAGCGTCTATTGGGGTGTACAAATTGACGGATGTCCTTAAGGTCGATTTTAAGGCCTTAGAAAAGGAAGTAGGCAAGGCGAAAGCGACATATCTTCTAAAATTGGCTCAAAATAAGTATGATGAACCGGTTGAGGACAAAAGTAGAAAACCGCATAGTAGGATTTTAACTTTACCTTATAATACTAGAAAACAAGAGGTTATTTTACCATATCTTAAAAGGGCTTTGGACGAGGCCTATAGTAAAGTAGGTGGTATACCTATGAGGATCGCGTTAATCGCTGTAATGGAAGACTTAGATATCGTAACTAAGGGAAAAAAGTTCAAACACGGAGTGAGTAAAGGTACCGCATATGAAAAGGTGAAAGAGTTATTGGAGGAAATCCTTAATGAAGATAATAGAAAAATAAGGAGGATAGGAGTAAGATTAGATGACATAGTTAAGACTAAAGGGTTAGACCAGTACTTCTAG
- a CDS encoding carbohydrate kinase family protein, with translation MKPIHLSVGKINIDILVKLDHFPEPDEPLTTETMDIQPGGAAVNYAIAVNKLGHSVKILAKVGKDSPVVRPILEKIAETGVGLDYVEEVNAPQSMALVLLRDNGKVSIVRKLGSSLLLSSEDVKKYFGLFDVIHFASVPPEIVVRDPNSELVTYDPGPNSSKLDSSVNVDILYLNEKESKAVNINKLRGVNIIVIKMGDRGARVISHDSECEAEAYRVKDVVDTTGAGDVFDAAFNYGYMEGHSIEESLKLAIISSALKVTRLGGTSSPTLSEVLNALKSYNSSVYCK, from the coding sequence ATGAAACCCATCCACCTATCGGTAGGAAAAATAAATATCGACATATTAGTTAAATTAGATCATTTTCCTGAACCGGACGAACCGTTGACCACCGAAACAATGGACATTCAGCCTGGAGGTGCTGCGGTAAACTATGCTATAGCCGTGAATAAGTTAGGGCACAGTGTAAAAATACTCGCTAAAGTCGGAAAAGACTCTCCGGTAGTGAGACCTATTTTAGAGAAAATAGCGGAGACCGGAGTAGGGTTAGATTACGTGGAAGAGGTCAATGCACCGCAGAGCATGGCATTGGTACTCCTAAGGGATAACGGAAAAGTCTCCATTGTAAGAAAATTAGGGTCCTCCCTCCTGCTCTCCAGCGAAGACGTAAAAAAATATTTTGGCCTATTTGATGTGATCCACTTTGCCTCTGTTCCCCCAGAAATAGTGGTAAGAGACCCCAATTCAGAGCTCGTTACTTATGATCCCGGCCCAAATAGCTCCAAGTTGGACTCCTCAGTTAACGTAGATATACTTTACTTGAACGAAAAAGAGAGCAAGGCGGTAAACATAAACAAGCTAAGGGGGGTCAACATAATAGTAATAAAGATGGGTGATAGGGGCGCTAGAGTGATTTCTCACGATAGTGAATGTGAAGCTGAAGCATATAGGGTGAAGGACGTAGTAGACACGACCGGTGCTGGAGACGTGTTCGATGCGGCTTTTAACTACGGGTATATGGAAGGACACAGCATAGAGGAATCGTTAAAATTAGCAATCATCTCGTCAGCACTTAAGGTTACAAGACTAGGAGGTACCTCATCTCCTACCCTTTCGGAAGTGTTAAACGCCTTAAAATCTTATAATTCAAGTGTATATTGCAAATGA
- the cutB gene encoding glyceraldehyde dehydrogenase subunit beta → MYPPKIGYVIPDNLSEAMEFLEQHEDARPLAGGHSLIPALKLRIIRPSYLVEIRRFQELNYVRKDGNLYRIGALTTHYDMIKSNVPLLSEAAKTIADPQVRNMGTIGGVISHLDPAADYPASLIAMDAKVIVKSRKGQRVVDFKDFAKDMFTPDLNPGELVVEVQVPAYDGYRFSYQKLERRAGDYAIVGVAVLLKLNGETVEDARIGLTAVNNVAVRARGAEEELIGKRLNDEVIEKASARAMESANPTSDIRGSAEYKRKMVKVLIKRGINQALKGDSK, encoded by the coding sequence GTGTATCCCCCTAAGATAGGATATGTAATTCCAGATAATTTAAGCGAAGCAATGGAGTTCTTAGAGCAGCATGAAGACGCCCGACCCTTAGCAGGAGGTCACAGCTTAATCCCCGCATTAAAATTAAGGATAATAAGACCCTCATACCTTGTTGAAATCAGGAGGTTTCAAGAGTTAAACTACGTCAGAAAGGACGGTAATCTGTACAGAATAGGTGCACTAACTACGCATTATGATATGATAAAGTCTAATGTCCCGCTCTTGAGTGAGGCGGCAAAGACTATTGCTGACCCACAAGTAAGGAATATGGGTACAATAGGTGGTGTAATATCCCACCTTGACCCGGCTGCGGACTATCCAGCCTCATTAATAGCTATGGACGCCAAAGTCATAGTAAAGAGCAGAAAAGGACAGAGAGTAGTCGACTTTAAGGATTTTGCAAAAGACATGTTCACTCCTGACCTAAATCCGGGTGAACTAGTGGTAGAAGTCCAAGTGCCTGCTTATGACGGGTATAGGTTTTCATACCAGAAATTGGAAAGGAGAGCAGGAGATTATGCCATAGTTGGAGTTGCGGTTCTCCTAAAGCTTAATGGAGAAACGGTCGAAGACGCAAGGATAGGGTTAACGGCTGTAAATAACGTTGCTGTAAGGGCTAGAGGGGCAGAAGAAGAGCTAATAGGTAAGAGGTTAAATGACGAAGTAATCGAGAAAGCCTCTGCCAGAGCAATGGAAAGTGCAAACCCCACTTCCGATATAAGGGGTTCAGCTGAGTATAAGAGGAAGATGGTAAAAGTATTAATTAAGAGAGGTATTAATCAGGCTTTAAAAGGTGATTCTAAATGA
- the cutC gene encoding glyceraldehyde dehydrogenase subunit gamma — protein sequence MKIIEKDQKAKITLKVNGEVHQVEVEPRRLLVHVLRELGYTGVHIGCDTSNCGACTVILNGRSVKSCTLLAVEADGSEILTVEGLSKDGKLHPIQEAFWDNHGLQCGYCTPGMIMEAYWLLKENPDPTEEEIREGISGNLCRCTGYQNIIKAIKDASLRLSQKAYPHQ from the coding sequence ATGAAAATAATTGAAAAAGACCAAAAAGCTAAAATAACGTTAAAGGTTAACGGAGAAGTACATCAAGTAGAAGTAGAGCCCAGAAGGCTTCTAGTTCATGTACTACGTGAACTAGGATATACCGGAGTCCATATAGGATGTGACACTTCAAACTGCGGTGCATGCACTGTAATATTAAACGGTAGGTCGGTAAAGTCTTGTACATTGCTCGCAGTTGAGGCAGACGGTTCAGAGATATTAACTGTTGAGGGTTTAAGCAAAGACGGGAAATTACACCCTATTCAAGAAGCTTTCTGGGATAACCACGGCTTACAGTGCGGGTATTGTACACCTGGTATGATAATGGAAGCTTATTGGCTCCTCAAAGAGAACCCTGACCCTACAGAAGAAGAGATTAGAGAAGGGATATCGGGTAACCTATGTAGGTGTACTGGATATCAAAATATAATAAAAGCTATTAAGGACGCTTCACTGAGGCTAAGTCAGAAGGCGTATCCACATCAATAA
- a CDS encoding nucleotidyltransferase family protein, translated as MRIGAIILAAGEAKRFGGNKLTAEIDGKPIIRKVIEASEGLDRVIIVGKYYQELIRVLEDEIVIYNPLWREGISTSLKLGIRFFQDYDGVIVLLGDMPLVSKETVNKLTSSFSVECDMVVPTYNGARGNPVILNKRTYGLIMELKGDVGARQLLGKVKKVCYIECGKEVVIDVDTPSDLASVKRP; from the coding sequence ATGAGAATCGGGGCAATTATACTCGCAGCAGGCGAAGCAAAAAGGTTTGGTGGAAATAAACTTACAGCGGAAATAGACGGTAAGCCAATAATTCGAAAAGTGATTGAAGCTTCTGAGGGTCTAGATAGAGTAATCATAGTAGGGAAGTACTACCAAGAGCTCATCAGAGTCCTTGAGGACGAGATAGTAATCTATAATCCTCTATGGAGAGAAGGTATTTCTACGTCCTTAAAGCTGGGAATAAGGTTTTTCCAAGACTATGACGGCGTCATAGTCCTGCTAGGTGACATGCCACTGGTGTCCAAAGAGACAGTTAATAAGCTAACTTCATCTTTCTCTGTAGAATGTGACATGGTAGTGCCTACTTATAACGGAGCCCGGGGAAACCCCGTTATATTGAACAAGAGGACATATGGCTTGATCATGGAGCTCAAAGGTGATGTGGGGGCTAGACAGCTCCTTGGGAAAGTTAAAAAAGTGTGCTACATAGAATGCGGTAAAGAAGTAGTTATTGATGTGGATACGCCTTCTGACTTAGCCTCAGTGAAGCGTCCTTAA